A portion of the Algisphaera agarilytica genome contains these proteins:
- a CDS encoding alpha-L-fucosidase, with translation MSDQPVSDPSFRYEPDWDSIRSRYECPDWFRDAKFGIFVFWGPACVQAVGDDKYGAWMYTKDYAPAGLKVREYHEKHFGHPSKFGYKDFFPQFTMHDYDPQSWVSLFKESGAKYIVPVAEMHDGYAMYASKHTRWNVCDVGPKRDVMRMLVDECRKHDFKVGLSSHFALNREFFPKWDPTFDTNDPEFYDLYGKPCEKDDPPTQEFLDHWWDRTTDIVEQYEPDILWFDFGLDKPGFEPVHKKILAYYYNKGLEWNKPVVFQDKNMNFDSFPEDLIVLDIERGRLTESSPNPWQTDTAVGKVSWTYIVNENYKTSAFLISEFVDIVSKNGNLLLSIGPKADGTIGEDEARILRDFGQWLELNGEGVYGTRPWKTFGEGPTVYGTQKVPEHTFKHNHHTEYFDEDPDARDIRFTTKDGVLYAFALGWPEDNTFRIESLKIGNAYESRAVASVDAFCTAGEVKWQQTDTALVIETDGQPLGQGAFGFAIRFAE, from the coding sequence TGCAGGCTGTGGGCGACGACAAGTACGGCGCGTGGATGTACACCAAGGACTACGCCCCCGCCGGGCTGAAGGTCCGCGAGTACCACGAGAAGCACTTCGGCCACCCGTCGAAGTTCGGCTACAAGGACTTCTTCCCGCAGTTCACCATGCACGACTACGACCCCCAGTCCTGGGTGTCGCTGTTCAAAGAGTCGGGCGCGAAGTACATCGTCCCCGTCGCCGAGATGCACGACGGCTACGCGATGTACGCCTCGAAACACACCCGCTGGAACGTCTGCGACGTCGGCCCGAAGCGCGACGTGATGCGCATGCTCGTCGACGAATGCCGTAAGCACGACTTCAAGGTCGGCCTGTCGTCGCACTTCGCGCTCAACCGCGAGTTCTTCCCCAAGTGGGACCCGACGTTCGACACCAATGACCCCGAGTTCTACGACCTCTACGGCAAGCCCTGCGAGAAAGACGATCCGCCGACGCAGGAGTTCCTCGACCACTGGTGGGACCGCACGACCGACATCGTCGAGCAGTACGAGCCGGACATCCTGTGGTTTGACTTCGGGCTGGACAAGCCGGGCTTCGAGCCGGTGCACAAGAAGATCCTGGCCTACTACTACAACAAGGGCCTGGAGTGGAACAAGCCGGTCGTGTTCCAGGACAAGAACATGAACTTCGACTCGTTCCCCGAGGACCTGATCGTCCTCGACATCGAGCGCGGCCGACTCACCGAGAGCAGTCCTAACCCCTGGCAGACTGATACGGCCGTCGGCAAGGTCTCGTGGACCTACATCGTCAATGAGAACTACAAGACCTCGGCCTTCCTCATCAGCGAGTTCGTCGACATCGTCAGCAAGAACGGCAACCTGCTCTTGTCCATCGGCCCCAAGGCGGACGGCACCATCGGCGAAGACGAGGCCCGCATCCTCCGCGACTTCGGCCAGTGGCTGGAGCTCAACGGCGAAGGCGTCTACGGCACCCGCCCCTGGAAAACCTTCGGCGAAGGCCCCACCGTCTACGGCACCCAGAAAGTGCCCGAGCACACCTTCAAACACAACCACCACACCGAGTACTTCGACGAAGACCCCGACGCCCGCGACATCCGCTTCACCACCAAGGACGGCGTGCTCTACGCCTTCGCCCTGGGTTGGCCCGAGGACAACACGTTCCGCATCGAGTCGCTGAAGATCGGCAACGCATACGAATCGCGGGCGGTGGCGTCGGTCGATGCGTTCTGCACGGCGGGTGAGGTCAAGTGGCAACAAACCGACACCGCCCTCGTTATCGAGACCGACGGCCAACCGCTGGGGCAAGGCGCCTTCGGCTTCGCCATCCGTTTTGCCGAATGA
- a CDS encoding sulfatase family protein, with translation MANTPPNFLFLVGEDVGRHHGCYGDDFAHTPHLDRLATEGCLFRNAYTTAPVCSPARSTMVSGQDPRKIGSHLHRSKLAKPPRVFTEELRDAGYFVNWANKTDFNYDEEADNFKERLADTRTDWRKDLAAGKLPDQPWLFFYNFNMTHESQLWPSDAEANVPKPDPQRDDAELDELPGLEVPPYMPDTRSTRASLVRYYKNLEEQDRQIGHVLEDLENQGLADNTVVIYISDHGRGLIREKRWCYPAGVRMPMIVRAPGLTEPASVRDDLVSWVDIAPTILALAGVERPDNYDGRPLLGPDAEAEPDCVFFGRDRMDSSHDRVRGAADRRYLYLHNDRPDIPYAQCNRYMETSPVTTETRRLSLEGKLRFPDNVWMQLTKPQEELYDLVSDPHGVHNLADREEYAQTLSTLRDAVADWCERIDDKGRKTERELIDQGLILDDLAGLQERKGMILPELDPEGVFSTRFDADKV, from the coding sequence ATGGCCAACACCCCCCCGAATTTTTTGTTTCTTGTCGGCGAAGACGTCGGCCGACACCACGGCTGCTACGGCGACGACTTCGCGCACACCCCCCACCTCGACCGCCTCGCGACTGAGGGGTGTTTGTTCCGTAATGCCTACACCACCGCCCCGGTCTGTTCGCCCGCCCGGAGCACGATGGTGTCGGGTCAGGACCCGCGGAAGATCGGGTCTCACCTGCACCGCTCAAAGCTGGCCAAGCCGCCGCGTGTGTTCACCGAGGAACTGCGTGACGCGGGGTACTTCGTGAACTGGGCTAACAAGACCGACTTCAACTACGACGAAGAGGCAGACAACTTCAAAGAACGTTTGGCCGATACGCGGACCGATTGGCGGAAGGATTTGGCGGCGGGCAAGCTGCCGGATCAGCCGTGGCTGTTTTTCTACAACTTCAACATGACCCACGAGAGCCAGCTCTGGCCGTCGGACGCCGAGGCGAACGTGCCCAAACCCGACCCGCAGCGGGATGACGCGGAGCTGGACGAGCTTCCCGGGCTGGAGGTGCCGCCCTACATGCCCGACACGCGGTCGACGCGGGCGTCGCTGGTGCGGTATTACAAGAACCTCGAAGAGCAGGACCGGCAGATCGGGCACGTGCTCGAAGACCTTGAGAATCAGGGGCTGGCCGACAACACCGTGGTGATCTACATCTCCGACCACGGCCGGGGGTTGATCCGCGAGAAGCGCTGGTGTTACCCGGCCGGTGTACGGATGCCCATGATCGTGCGGGCCCCGGGGCTGACCGAGCCCGCTTCGGTGCGTGACGATTTGGTGTCGTGGGTGGACATCGCGCCGACGATCCTGGCGCTGGCGGGCGTAGAACGTCCTGACAATTACGACGGCCGACCGCTGTTGGGCCCCGACGCCGAGGCGGAGCCGGACTGCGTGTTTTTCGGGCGCGACCGGATGGACTCGTCGCACGACCGCGTCCGCGGCGCCGCCGACCGGCGGTACCTGTACCTGCACAACGATCGGCCCGACATCCCCTACGCCCAGTGCAACCGGTACATGGAGACCAGTCCGGTGACGACCGAGACACGCCGCCTGTCGCTCGAAGGCAAGCTGCGTTTCCCCGACAACGTGTGGATGCAGCTCACCAAGCCGCAGGAAGAGTTGTACGACCTGGTGTCGGACCCGCACGGCGTGCACAACCTTGCCGACCGCGAAGAGTACGCCCAGACGCTAAGCACGCTGCGCGACGCGGTGGCGGATTGGTGTGAGCGGATCGACGACAAGGGCCGCAAGACCGAACGCGAATTGATTGATCAGGGGCTGATCCTGGATGACCTTGCGGGGCTCCAAGAACGCAAGGGCATGATTCTGCCGGAGCTCGATCCAGAGGGGGTGTTCTCGACGCGGTTTGATGCGGACAAGGTGTAG
- a CDS encoding zinc-binding alcohol dehydrogenase family protein: MNTLILQEPGRLEFTQTDQPGEPGPGEAAVRVHHVGICGTDIHAYGGNQPFFEYPRILGHELGVEVTAVGEGVTNVKAGDKCAVEPYLYCGECAACVRGKTNCCGNITVLGVHGDGGMREHFVLPASTLHPSAKLPLESLALVETLGIGKHAVSRARLEAGDTVAVIGLGPIGLTAIQFALLDGAKVVGIDLSEKRLATAKQLYPEIETLSLNTEVPLEEQWEATLGELPRAVFDATGNRHSMQAAFKLPGQGGTLVFIGLLMGDISFDDPSFHRKELTLMGSRNSTAQDFREIIEHMEAGRIDVAPWITHRTTAQELPGIFEDWLKPEAAMLKGVVSF, from the coding sequence ATGAACACCCTCATCCTCCAAGAACCCGGCCGCCTCGAATTCACCCAGACCGACCAGCCCGGCGAGCCCGGCCCCGGCGAGGCCGCCGTCCGCGTCCACCACGTGGGCATCTGCGGCACCGACATCCACGCCTACGGCGGCAACCAGCCGTTCTTCGAATACCCCCGCATCCTCGGCCACGAGCTCGGCGTCGAGGTCACCGCGGTCGGCGAAGGCGTGACCAACGTGAAGGCCGGCGACAAGTGTGCCGTCGAGCCCTACCTCTACTGCGGCGAGTGCGCGGCGTGTGTCCGCGGCAAGACCAACTGCTGCGGCAACATCACCGTGCTGGGCGTCCACGGCGACGGCGGCATGCGGGAACACTTTGTGCTCCCCGCCTCGACCCTACACCCCTCGGCCAAGCTGCCGCTGGAAAGCCTCGCCTTGGTTGAAACGCTGGGCATCGGCAAGCACGCCGTCAGCCGCGCCCGTCTCGAAGCAGGCGACACCGTGGCCGTCATCGGCCTGGGTCCCATCGGCCTGACCGCGATCCAGTTCGCCCTGCTCGACGGCGCGAAAGTTGTCGGCATCGACCTCAGCGAGAAACGCCTCGCTACCGCCAAACAGCTCTACCCCGAAATCGAAACGCTCAGCCTCAACACGGAAGTGCCCCTCGAAGAACAGTGGGAAGCCACCCTCGGCGAACTGCCCCGCGCCGTCTTCGACGCCACCGGCAACCGCCACTCGATGCAGGCCGCGTTCAAGCTCCCCGGCCAGGGCGGCACGCTGGTCTTCATCGGCCTGCTCATGGGCGACATCTCGTTCGACGACCCATCCTTCCACCGCAAAGAGCTCACGCTGATGGGCAGCCGCAACTCCACCGCCCAGGACTTCCGCGAGATCATCGAGCACATGGAAGCGGGCCGAATCGACGTCGCCCCGTGGATCACCCACCGCACGACCGCGCAGGAACTCCCGGGCATCTTCGAAGACTGGCTCAAGCCCGAGGCCGCGATGCTTAAGGGTGTGGTGAGTTTCTAA
- a CDS encoding tRNA (cytidine(34)-2'-O)-methyltransferase yields the protein MLHLVLYHPAIPQNTGNIARTTVGMGAHLHLIHPMKFEITEHAVKRAGLDYWPSVTLTEHASDEAFLEWLGDRQPWLVTKFGKHRFDQAEYKDGNVVILGNENTGLPQAWHNRWPDRTIHIPMPGPINGGENIRSYNLANAAAIVMAHATMRNY from the coding sequence ATGCTCCACCTGGTCCTCTACCACCCCGCCATCCCGCAGAACACCGGCAACATCGCCCGCACCACCGTGGGCATGGGCGCCCACCTGCACCTCATTCACCCGATGAAGTTCGAGATCACCGAACACGCGGTCAAACGCGCGGGCCTCGACTACTGGCCCTCGGTCACGCTGACCGAGCACGCAAGCGACGAAGCGTTTCTCGAGTGGCTCGGCGACCGCCAGCCGTGGCTGGTCACGAAGTTCGGCAAGCACCGCTTCGACCAAGCCGAGTACAAAGACGGCAACGTGGTCATCCTCGGCAACGAAAACACCGGCCTGCCCCAAGCCTGGCACAACCGCTGGCCCGACCGCACGATCCACATCCCCATGCCCGGCCCGATCAACGGCGGCGAAAACATCCGCAGCTACAACCTCGCCAACGCCGCGGCGATCGTGATGGCACATGCGACGATGAGAAACTATTAG
- a CDS encoding macro domain-containing protein produces the protein MADASDPNDFNLSLPQADGVERALNDPVSRIDLVVGDLTQPDSGWGVTAIVNAANESLLGGGGVDGAIHREAGPRLLEFNRTLDGCPTGLAKASPAFDLESQGIEHIFHTVGPVWNDPGSSEAAAYAMPGAPLGEAAQLGYLHEDTLLASCYLNCLRLAVQHEAKVVAFPAISTGVYRFPKERAAKIAFAHVFGHFATRPAPEFPHKVLFVCFSEEDANVYREIIQNRADWMTNRRRV, from the coding sequence ATGGCTGACGCTTCCGATCCCAACGATTTCAATCTTTCGCTTCCCCAGGCCGACGGCGTGGAGCGGGCGCTCAACGATCCGGTGTCACGCATCGATCTGGTCGTCGGCGATCTCACGCAGCCCGATTCGGGTTGGGGTGTAACAGCAATTGTGAATGCCGCCAACGAATCGCTGCTCGGCGGCGGGGGCGTCGATGGCGCGATCCACCGCGAGGCGGGCCCGCGCCTGCTCGAATTCAACCGCACCCTCGACGGCTGCCCGACCGGTCTGGCCAAGGCATCCCCCGCCTTCGACCTCGAATCCCAAGGCATCGAGCACATCTTCCACACCGTCGGCCCGGTCTGGAACGATCCGGGTTCCAGCGAAGCCGCCGCCTACGCCATGCCCGGCGCTCCCCTCGGCGAAGCCGCGCAGCTCGGCTACCTCCATGAAGACACGTTGCTGGCCAGTTGCTACCTCAACTGCCTCCGCCTGGCGGTGCAACACGAAGCCAAGGTCGTCGCCTTCCCCGCGATCAGCACCGGCGTCTACCGCTTCCCCAAAGAACGCGCCGCCAAGATCGCCTTCGCCCACGTCTTCGGCCACTTCGCCACCCGCCCCGCGCCCGAGTTCCCCCACAAGGTTTTGTTCGTCTGCTTCAGTGAAGAAGACGCCAACGTCTATCGCGAGATCATCCAGAACCGCGCCGACTGGATGACCAACCGCCGGCGGGTGTGA
- a CDS encoding ABC transporter ATP-binding protein: MNDVDPSPITPTPGTAEGLSAALVVRDVTFGYDPKRQGDPVLSGVSAELKPGRVTVVLGPNACGKSTLLRVMLGQLKPWAGEVELGGEAVSPLLGEPLARRVSYVPQRGEVGFAFTVRQIIAMGRFAFRDEAFVDQAIEKCGLTDVAGRAFNELSGGQQQRVLIARAWAQSQSTPSEAGDGAVNVVLADEPASSLDLRHAHEAMAMFRGLAEQGRAVLVVLHGLELATRWADEVWLMDRGRIVASGSAESVLKPEVLSPVYGLELDRIEHDGQAVLVTKNPPNGFGCDTLEG; this comes from the coding sequence ATGAATGACGTTGATCCATCCCCGATAACCCCGACCCCCGGAACGGCCGAGGGGCTGAGCGCCGCGCTGGTCGTGCGGGATGTGACGTTTGGATACGACCCCAAACGGCAAGGCGATCCCGTGTTGTCGGGGGTTTCGGCCGAGCTCAAACCCGGCCGGGTGACGGTGGTGCTGGGGCCCAACGCGTGCGGTAAGTCCACACTGCTGCGGGTGATGCTTGGGCAGCTCAAGCCCTGGGCGGGGGAAGTGGAGCTGGGCGGGGAGGCGGTGTCGCCGCTGCTCGGCGAGCCGTTGGCGAGGCGGGTGAGCTATGTGCCGCAGCGTGGGGAGGTGGGTTTTGCGTTCACGGTGCGGCAGATCATCGCGATGGGGCGGTTTGCGTTTCGGGATGAAGCGTTTGTGGACCAAGCGATTGAAAAGTGCGGGTTAACGGACGTGGCGGGCCGTGCGTTTAACGAGCTATCGGGCGGACAGCAGCAGCGGGTGCTGATCGCGCGGGCCTGGGCGCAGAGCCAGTCGACCCCGTCCGAGGCGGGGGATGGGGCGGTCAACGTCGTGCTCGCCGACGAGCCCGCGTCGAGTCTTGACCTGCGGCACGCCCACGAGGCGATGGCGATGTTCCGCGGGTTGGCGGAGCAGGGCCGGGCGGTCCTGGTGGTGTTGCACGGCTTGGAGCTGGCGACGCGATGGGCCGACGAGGTCTGGCTGATGGACCGCGGAAGGATCGTCGCGTCGGGCTCGGCCGAGTCGGTGCTGAAGCCCGAGGTGCTGTCGCCGGTGTACGGCCTGGAGCTGGACCGGATCGAACACGACGGGCAGGCGGTATTGGTCACAAAAAATCCGCCAAACGGCTTCGGCTGCGATACACTTGAGGGGTAG
- the nusA gene encoding transcription termination factor NusA produces the protein MNGPEMLRLVDSISRDRNVDKETLLTDLEQAMVSAARKHFNAVDTEDFSCEIDRLNGEINVFRGEEYIPLEELGRIPAQTAKQVMIQRFREDERASIFNEYIDRVGELVTGMAQRYEGGALVVQIGRAEGFMPRSEQIPGEQHQPGERVRCLILDVRDAGNQVKIVLSRADPKMIQRLFEVEVPEVAERIIEIRAMAREPGHRTKLAVASVDSKVDAVGACVGVRGSRIKNIVDELGGEKIDIVRWNDSSQLLIQNALKPAEVVEISLCFELGRATVVVNDDQLSLAIGKRGQNVRLAARLTNWDVDILTPPEFTKSLDIMEETLKAIDGISEEQVDRLAALGLISVFDVEEVGPEYLAETLGVDEAKALEVIGVASEKGKEVAEQQAQEKEEAEARKKEELKTQQAAYAGGGAIDDLLGGAAADAPAPAPTDAPADGEGSIIDMLESRDDAAEPVASDASAEAESADGDKPQDA, from the coding sequence ATGAACGGCCCCGAAATGCTCCGCCTCGTCGACTCGATCTCCCGCGACCGCAACGTCGACAAAGAAACCCTGCTGACCGACCTCGAACAGGCCATGGTTTCGGCTGCCCGTAAACACTTCAACGCCGTTGACACCGAAGACTTCTCCTGCGAGATCGACCGCCTCAACGGCGAGATCAACGTCTTCCGCGGCGAAGAGTACATCCCGCTCGAAGAGCTCGGCCGGATCCCCGCGCAAACCGCCAAGCAGGTCATGATCCAGCGCTTCCGTGAAGACGAACGCGCCAGCATCTTCAACGAATACATCGACCGCGTCGGCGAACTGGTCACCGGCATGGCCCAGCGCTACGAGGGCGGTGCCCTGGTCGTGCAGATCGGCCGCGCCGAAGGCTTCATGCCCCGCAGCGAGCAGATTCCGGGCGAACAACACCAGCCCGGTGAACGCGTCCGCTGCCTGATCCTCGACGTCCGCGACGCTGGCAACCAGGTGAAGATCGTCCTCAGCCGGGCCGACCCGAAGATGATCCAACGCCTCTTCGAAGTCGAAGTCCCCGAAGTCGCCGAGCGCATCATCGAGATCCGCGCCATGGCCCGTGAACCCGGCCACCGCACCAAGCTGGCCGTTGCCTCGGTCGACTCCAAGGTCGACGCGGTCGGCGCCTGCGTCGGTGTCCGCGGCTCGCGCATCAAGAACATCGTCGACGAGCTCGGCGGCGAGAAGATCGACATCGTCCGCTGGAACGACTCGTCGCAGCTGCTGATCCAGAACGCCCTCAAGCCCGCCGAAGTTGTAGAGATTTCGCTGTGCTTCGAACTCGGCCGGGCGACCGTCGTGGTCAATGATGACCAGCTGTCGCTGGCGATCGGCAAGCGTGGCCAGAACGTCCGCCTCGCCGCCCGCCTGACCAACTGGGACGTGGACATCCTGACTCCGCCGGAGTTCACCAAGTCGCTGGACATCATGGAAGAAACGCTCAAGGCCATCGACGGCATCAGCGAAGAGCAGGTCGACCGCCTCGCGGCCCTGGGCCTGATCAGCGTGTTCGATGTCGAAGAAGTCGGCCCCGAGTACCTGGCCGAGACGCTGGGCGTCGACGAGGCCAAGGCTCTGGAAGTCATCGGCGTGGCCAGCGAGAAGGGCAAGGAAGTTGCCGAACAGCAGGCCCAGGAGAAGGAAGAAGCCGAGGCCCGCAAGAAGGAAGAGCTCAAGACCCAGCAGGCCGCGTACGCCGGCGGCGGCGCCATCGACGACCTGCTCGGCGGTGCGGCGGCCGACGCCCCCGCCCCAGCCCCGACCGACGCGCCGGCCGACGGCGAAGGCTCGATCATCGACATGCTCGAGTCACGCGACGATGCGGCGGAACCCGTCGCCTCGGACGCCTCGGCCGAAGCAGAATCCGCTGACGGAGACAAACCCCAGGACGCCTGA
- the infB gene encoding translation initiation factor IF-2 has product MPPKNLRVHQLAKELGVNSKVIVAKCEAEGVPGITNHMSVVKLGLAATVREWFSGDGADAEHNAVETAAPVDLEKVRKPAKRKAAKKKTEEPVEEAPVAVEEKPVPKKKRPTRKPVEPIVELEAPEAPAEEAPAEVEAAAPAPEAPAEPEAPVEPPKPAGPAGVQNVPDRPDVVKPAGEQLETPKKAKLSGPKVIRVEKPEPDAAPRPRRTGGGPGGGPRGGRDSGGGMGGQVEGISRSRGPVRGGGVRGGGGGGGDEQRGNKRRGMNTRRGRSADALLTGPTQLSKADADELDARLKGSTGYMKQRRRDLRNKGTAATGFQAQTAVQTGGKVEIEEPITIKGLSSATGIKTAQIIKFLFKQGVMATVNSAIGTEAAMEVAMEYDIELEVKELETAEEKVEKQFAEREKVDEQPRPPVVTVLGHVDHGKTSLLDRIRQADVAAHEDGGITQHVGAYRVSVEGNDGAKKTVVFLDTPGHEAFSTMRARGARMTDLVVLVVAADDGVMPTTIEAIAHAKAAEVPIIVALNKIDTPQATDENIRKIYGQLAEHGLNPTDWGGETEIIKTSATEGTGITELLEILDYQAELLELTADYGGPARGTVIEAEMQTGRGSVARVLVQDGQVKVGDFIVSGRAFGRVRDMINDRDQSVADAGPATPLELSGIDLVPDAGDKFFVTDSLKRAEEVALQYRETERQQTLASKTKVTLDNFADAVAAGNIKDLRVVIKADVQGSIETLTSSLEKMGNDEVTVKVLHSAVGGITEGDVLLADASDAIILGFHVTATPAVREIADERKVDIRTYRVIYDLTDDVKKGLEGMLTPDRSEEEVGQAEVKEVFRIGGVGAVAGCLITEGTALKDDVKVRVSRDGVVVTDDRDVESLRRVKDEVKRVQAGTECGVRVANFDDLKSGDVLIFYKVIEVQRTLD; this is encoded by the coding sequence TTGCCACCGAAAAACCTACGAGTCCACCAACTAGCCAAAGAACTCGGCGTCAACAGCAAGGTGATCGTCGCCAAGTGCGAAGCCGAGGGTGTGCCCGGCATCACGAACCACATGTCCGTGGTGAAGCTGGGCCTCGCCGCGACCGTCCGCGAGTGGTTCTCCGGCGACGGCGCCGACGCCGAGCACAACGCGGTCGAGACCGCCGCCCCGGTGGACCTGGAGAAGGTGCGTAAGCCCGCCAAGCGTAAGGCCGCCAAGAAGAAGACCGAAGAGCCTGTCGAAGAGGCGCCGGTCGCGGTCGAAGAGAAGCCGGTTCCCAAGAAGAAGCGGCCCACCCGTAAACCGGTGGAACCCATCGTTGAACTCGAGGCCCCCGAAGCGCCCGCCGAGGAAGCACCCGCTGAAGTCGAAGCCGCGGCCCCCGCTCCCGAAGCGCCCGCCGAACCCGAAGCCCCCGTCGAACCGCCCAAGCCCGCGGGCCCCGCGGGTGTGCAGAACGTTCCGGACCGCCCCGATGTCGTCAAGCCCGCCGGCGAACAACTCGAAACGCCCAAGAAAGCCAAGCTCTCCGGGCCCAAGGTCATCCGTGTCGAGAAGCCCGAACCCGATGCCGCGCCGCGCCCGCGTCGCACCGGTGGCGGCCCCGGCGGCGGCCCACGCGGCGGCCGTGACTCGGGTGGCGGCATGGGCGGCCAGGTCGAAGGCATCAGCCGATCCCGCGGCCCGGTCCGCGGCGGCGGCGTGCGTGGCGGCGGCGGTGGTGGCGGCGATGAACAGCGCGGCAACAAGCGTCGCGGCATGAACACCCGCCGTGGCCGTTCGGCCGACGCCCTGCTCACCGGCCCGACCCAGCTCTCCAAGGCCGACGCCGACGAACTCGATGCCCGCCTCAAGGGCTCGACCGGCTACATGAAGCAGCGCCGGCGCGACCTGCGCAACAAAGGCACCGCCGCCACCGGCTTCCAGGCCCAGACCGCCGTCCAAACCGGCGGCAAGGTCGAGATCGAAGAACCCATCACCATCAAGGGCCTCTCCTCCGCTACCGGCATCAAGACCGCCCAGATCATCAAGTTCCTCTTCAAGCAGGGCGTGATGGCCACGGTGAACTCGGCCATCGGCACCGAGGCCGCGATGGAAGTCGCGATGGAATACGACATCGAGCTCGAAGTGAAAGAGCTCGAAACCGCCGAGGAAAAAGTCGAGAAGCAGTTCGCCGAACGCGAAAAAGTTGACGAGCAACCCCGCCCGCCGGTCGTCACCGTGCTGGGCCACGTCGACCACGGCAAGACGTCGCTGCTCGACCGCATCCGCCAGGCCGACGTCGCCGCCCACGAAGACGGCGGCATCACCCAGCACGTCGGTGCGTACCGCGTCAGCGTGGAAGGCAACGACGGCGCGAAGAAGACCGTCGTCTTCCTCGACACGCCTGGCCACGAAGCGTTCAGCACCATGCGGGCCCGCGGTGCGAGGATGACCGACCTGGTCGTCCTCGTGGTCGCCGCCGACGACGGCGTGATGCCCACCACTATCGAGGCCATCGCCCACGCCAAGGCCGCCGAGGTGCCGATCATCGTGGCCCTCAACAAGATCGATACGCCCCAGGCGACCGACGAGAACATCCGCAAGATCTACGGACAACTCGCCGAGCACGGGCTCAACCCCACCGATTGGGGTGGCGAAACCGAAATCATCAAGACCTCGGCCACCGAAGGCACCGGCATCACCGAGCTGCTGGAAATCCTCGACTACCAGGCCGAGCTCCTCGAGCTCACCGCCGACTACGGCGGCCCGGCCCGCGGCACCGTCATCGAAGCCGAGATGCAGACCGGCCGCGGCTCGGTCGCTCGTGTCTTGGTCCAAGACGGCCAAGTCAAAGTCGGCGACTTCATCGTCTCCGGCCGTGCCTTCGGTCGGGTCCGTGACATGATCAACGACCGCGATCAATCGGTTGCGGACGCCGGCCCCGCCACCCCGCTCGAACTCTCGGGTATCGACCTGGTCCCCGATGCCGGCGACAAGTTCTTCGTCACCGACTCGCTCAAGCGGGCCGAGGAAGTTGCCCTGCAGTACCGCGAAACCGAACGTCAGCAAACCCTGGCCAGCAAGACCAAGGTCACGCTGGACAACTTCGCCGACGCCGTGGCCGCGGGCAACATCAAGGACCTACGTGTGGTCATCAAGGCCGACGTCCAAGGCTCGATCGAGACGCTCACCAGTAGCCTCGAAAAGATGGGCAACGACGAAGTCACCGTCAAGGTCCTGCACTCGGCGGTCGGCGGCATCACCGAGGGCGATGTGCTCCTGGCCGACGCATCGGACGCGATCATCCTGGGCTTCCACGTCACCGCGACGCCAGCCGTCCGCGAGATCGCCGATGAACGCAAGGTCGACATCCGCACTTACCGCGTGATCTACGACCTGACCGACGACGTGAAGAAGGGCCTGGAAGGCATGCTCACGCCCGACCGCTCCGAAGAGGAAGTCGGCCAGGCCGAGGTCAAGGAAGTGTTCCGCATCGGTGGTGTGGGTGCCGTGGCCGGCTGCCTGATCACCGAAGGCACCGCGTTGAAGGACGACGTGAAGGTCCGCGTGTCCCGCGACGGTGTGGTGGTCACCGACGACCGCGACGTCGAGAGCCTCCGCCGCGTGAAGGACGAAGTGAAGCGGGTCCAGGCCGGTACCGAGTGCGGTGTCCGCGTGGCCAACTTCGACGACCTCAAGTCGGGCGACGTCCTGATCTTCTACAAAGTCATCGAAGTGCAACGCACGCTGGACTAA
- the rbfA gene encoding 30S ribosome-binding factor RbfA — protein sequence MTQRQKQVESLLQRAVASALQRGLADPRLQGVLVSVTRVDVSPDLRNAKTFVSITPEKYESRAIHGLKDATMHIQQQVKKNVALRSVPHLRFEIDHDLKKQAAILEAIDQGMKRTEASSASTEQPNPEAAEHSDNAPDTDPTTPQEN from the coding sequence ATGACCCAACGCCAGAAACAAGTCGAGTCCCTGCTGCAACGCGCCGTCGCGTCGGCGCTGCAGCGTGGCCTGGCCGATCCCCGGCTGCAGGGCGTGCTCGTCAGCGTGACCCGAGTCGACGTCAGCCCGGACCTGCGCAACGCCAAGACCTTCGTCTCGATCACCCCCGAGAAGTACGAGTCCCGTGCGATCCACGGCCTCAAAGACGCGACCATGCACATCCAGCAGCAGGTCAAGAAGAACGTCGCTTTGCGTTCCGTCCCCCACCTCCGCTTCGAGATCGACCACGACCTCAAGAAACAGGCCGCGATCTTAGAAGCCATCGATCAGGGAATGAAACGTACCGAAGCCTCATCCGCTTCAACCGAACAACCCAACCCGGAGGCTGCGGAGCACAGCGACAACGCCCCGGATACGGATCCAACCACCCCTCAAGAGAATTAA